A stretch of Dasania marina DSM 21967 DNA encodes these proteins:
- the infB gene encoding translation initiation factor IF-2 gives MAEVTVSQLAEVVGAPVDRLLGQMKQAGLTHTQAEQIVSDDDKQTLLAFLKSSHGEAADAPKKITLKRKTISTLKTSSSQGKKTVSVEVRKKRTYIKRDPQELAAEELANNELSEKTEQELAAEKAALELAEKAAAEAKALAEKEAQAAQEATLDKSQMDPEVLRQMAATKRQEQDVKDRELQEAALAAKRAEEVRLAAVDSNKKTDDKKAKPARMHAEPDAEASAEARAGKKKGPKVKELAIKKRGKNRGHNIRNIDMDEGNMRGRRKQKILKLPEGAKQHGFSAPTEKKAIEVAIPEALLVSELAQKMNVKASAVIKILMGMGVMATINQSLDQESAQLVVEELGHVAKLVSGDEVEEALETELGQQEGTMMPRAPVVTVMGHVDHGKTSLLDYIRKTVVAGGEAGGITQHIGAYHVETDHGMISFLDTPGHAAFTAMRARGAKSTDIVILVVAADDGVMPQTEEAIKHARAAGVPIIVAVNKMDKEGADLDRVKNELAAKDVIPEDWGGDVQFVPVSAHSGDGIDALLEAILLQAELLELQAATDIPGSGIVIESRLDKGRGSVASVLVQAGTLRQGDIVLAGHHYGRVRAMNDENGNPIKEAGPSIPVEILGLDGTPDAGDSFMVLESEKKAREVTLFRQTKDREDKLKRQQAAKLENMFANMGADEVRTLNVVLKADVRGSLEAIQSSLMEIGNDEVKVNIISGGVGGITETDASLAATSGAVVFGFNVRADNKARLLVESEGLDLRYYSIIYDLLDDVKQALSGMLSPEMREEINGTAEVRDVFTSPKFGQIAGCMVIEGTLVRSNPIRVLREDVVIYEGELESLRRFKDDVNEVRNGVECGIGVKNYTDVKPGDKIEVYEVKEYARTL, from the coding sequence ATGATGATAAGCAAACATTGCTGGCTTTTTTAAAGAGCAGCCATGGTGAAGCGGCGGATGCGCCTAAGAAAATCACCTTAAAACGTAAAACCATCAGCACCTTGAAAACCAGTTCTAGCCAAGGTAAAAAAACGGTTAGCGTAGAAGTGCGTAAAAAGCGCACTTATATTAAGCGTGATCCGCAAGAGTTGGCAGCTGAGGAGCTGGCGAACAATGAGCTAAGCGAAAAAACAGAACAAGAGCTAGCGGCTGAAAAAGCGGCGCTAGAACTTGCGGAAAAAGCGGCGGCAGAGGCCAAGGCTTTGGCCGAAAAAGAGGCTCAGGCTGCGCAAGAGGCAACGCTGGACAAGTCGCAAATGGATCCTGAAGTGTTGCGTCAGATGGCTGCAACCAAGCGTCAGGAACAAGATGTCAAAGATCGCGAGTTACAAGAGGCGGCACTAGCCGCTAAACGTGCAGAAGAGGTACGTCTAGCAGCGGTAGATAGCAACAAAAAAACCGACGACAAAAAAGCTAAGCCTGCTCGCATGCATGCTGAGCCCGATGCCGAAGCTAGCGCTGAAGCCCGAGCTGGCAAGAAGAAAGGCCCTAAAGTTAAAGAGCTGGCGATCAAAAAACGCGGTAAAAACCGTGGCCATAACATCCGTAATATCGATATGGATGAAGGTAATATGCGCGGTCGCCGCAAGCAAAAAATCTTAAAATTGCCAGAAGGTGCGAAGCAGCATGGTTTCTCGGCCCCTACCGAGAAAAAAGCTATCGAAGTTGCAATCCCTGAAGCGCTATTAGTCTCTGAGCTTGCTCAGAAAATGAATGTCAAAGCCTCTGCGGTTATTAAAATTCTGATGGGTATGGGTGTGATGGCTACCATCAATCAAAGCCTAGACCAAGAGTCTGCGCAGTTAGTGGTTGAAGAGCTTGGGCATGTTGCCAAGTTAGTTAGCGGTGATGAAGTTGAAGAAGCGCTGGAAACAGAACTAGGTCAGCAAGAAGGTACTATGATGCCTCGTGCGCCAGTGGTTACTGTTATGGGTCACGTAGATCACGGTAAAACATCATTGCTAGACTATATACGCAAAACAGTTGTAGCCGGTGGTGAGGCGGGTGGTATTACCCAGCATATTGGTGCCTATCATGTAGAAACCGATCACGGCATGATTTCATTTTTGGATACCCCTGGGCATGCGGCGTTTACCGCCATGCGCGCACGTGGTGCCAAGAGTACTGATATAGTGATTTTGGTGGTTGCTGCCGATGACGGTGTGATGCCACAAACCGAAGAGGCGATTAAGCACGCCCGTGCTGCAGGCGTACCTATTATTGTCGCCGTGAACAAAATGGATAAAGAGGGTGCCGATTTAGATCGTGTTAAAAATGAATTGGCAGCTAAAGACGTTATCCCGGAAGACTGGGGCGGCGATGTGCAGTTTGTTCCCGTATCAGCGCACAGCGGTGACGGCATAGATGCTCTATTAGAAGCGATCTTATTACAGGCCGAACTGTTAGAGCTGCAGGCAGCTACCGACATTCCAGGTAGCGGTATCGTTATAGAGTCGCGCTTAGATAAAGGGCGTGGTTCAGTGGCTTCTGTGTTGGTGCAGGCTGGTACTTTACGCCAAGGCGATATCGTCTTAGCAGGCCATCACTATGGCCGTGTACGTGCCATGAATGATGAAAATGGTAACCCCATTAAAGAAGCTGGCCCTTCTATTCCTGTAGAGATTTTAGGCTTAGACGGCACACCCGATGCGGGTGATAGCTTTATGGTGCTGGAGAGTGAGAAGAAGGCGCGTGAAGTTACCTTGTTCCGTCAAACCAAAGACCGTGAGGACAAGCTTAAGCGTCAGCAAGCAGCTAAGTTGGAAAACATGTTTGCCAACATGGGTGCTGACGAAGTACGTACCTTAAACGTCGTGTTGAAAGCAGATGTGCGTGGTTCGCTAGAGGCTATACAGTCATCATTGATGGAAATAGGTAATGATGAAGTTAAGGTGAATATTATCAGTGGCGGTGTCGGTGGTATTACTGAAACCGATGCTAGCTTGGCAGCAACCTCGGGTGCAGTGGTGTTTGGTTTTAACGTACGCGCCGATAATAAAGCCCGTCTATTGGTAGAAAGCGAAGGTCTAGATCTGCGCTACTACAGCATTATTTACGACTTGTTAGATGATGTTAAGCAGGCTTTGTCTGGCATGCTTAGTCCAGAGATGCGCGAAGAAATTAACGGCACCGCGGAAGTTCGCGATGTATTTACCTCGCCTAAGTTCGGTCAAATTGCCGGCTGTATGGTTATTGAAGGTACGCTGGTACGTAGTAATCCTATACGCGTTTTACGCGAGGATGTGGTTATTTACGAAGGTGAGTTAGAGTCGCTGCGCCGCTTTAAAGATGACGTCAATGAAGTACGTAACGGCGTGGAGTGTGGCATAGGTGTTAAAAACTATACCGATGTTAAGCCTGGCGATAAGATAGAGGTTTACGAAGTTAAAGAGTACGCTCGTACCCTATAA